A segment of the Leptidea sinapis chromosome 21, ilLepSina1.1, whole genome shotgun sequence genome:
AATGATGGAGAACATTACCAAGTAAGAATTGTATTACTTGTTCACTTTGtattgatttgataatttgCTAGAACTGTTTGTTATTAACAAGTATGTAGTAATCAGCTATTTATCAGGACGTTTTTGGACAGTCGGACATTTCTTGGGCTTCTTTCTGTAACCTTATGTCATCTCAAGTAAACCCAAATTAGTTTAGTTGACTAATGTCTAAATTTGTTGACtgatgttaaatatattatacaagtatagcgaataaataaaaataggaaTAATAGTTGTTTAAAAAAACCCTACCTTGTTATTCAAGTTAAATTATGCTTTATAGCTCTTGGATAAGGGATAGAAATTAGttgatagtaaaataattgaaataaataacacTCAAAAAGTATTTGGAGTAGTCAACGATCtcaaaattttagttttaattaagagTCGAAGTGTTCATTTCCAATTCTTATGATATGTgtatctaaaatatattattgtgtgtCAAAGATGTTTAAGTGTGTCAAAACTAATATGATCTCCCATTTACAGCTTCCAGGCGGCAATCAAAAACTACGGTGTACCTGACATTGATGTTTTCCAGACAGTCGATCTTTGGGAGAAGAAGGATATCGCACAAGTTATGAGCACTCTGTTCGCCTTGGGCCGTGAGGTAAATATTTGACAATTGTTCATATCACAAACCTAATATACAACAAGCGGGTATAGGATAATTGTCAGCTAATATTCCATTGAATTTGAATCTGAAAGATCATCACTCTTAACCGACAAGATAACGTTTACTCTGCAATATCAATACACTTTTTATTTAACTCGAAAACttacttttcaatatattttattatcagtacgtgacaatcataataaaaatttgagTATATCAGTGGaggtagttaatattttttataatatttatactttaaataacgAGTGGAGTAATTAATTAGTTCTGCGCATAACTTTACAGCAGTGTGAACACTGTTACCAATACTCGAGTAacgtttacaaagtaatatctcACACGAATTGTTTACATTTCGGAAAGTTGAAACGTTGCCAACAACAACCGAGATTTACGACCTTCTGGAGATGACCTCACCTTCCTCAAATACCCCGAGGACAGAACGAGGCCGCTCGAGGTTATAACACTAACATCCGTGACCATTTTCAGACTCACCGACACCCAGAATGGACTGGACCTTGCCTTGGACCCAAGCCAGCTGACGAGTGCAAGCGCGAATTCTCCGACGAAGTGTTGAAGGCCGGTCAAACAGTAATTGGTCTTCAAGCTGGCTCGAACAAAGGTGCCACCCAGGCAGGCCAGAACCTTGGTGCCGGTCGTAAGATCCTGCTCGGCAAGTGAAGAGCCTGACGTGCAGCAAGTGATATTAGATATAAGTGATTGTACAAAACTATGAAACAAGACTGTCACACTCCGGGAAGATCTAGTCGCACCAGATGTGTAGAGTCGTGCGCTCTCTTGGTAGTTGGTGGCCAAGGGGTCCTGGTATTGCCAACTTGGTAATTACGTCCTATACTTACATGTGCTGATGAGTTGGTTTTGTATATAGGATaagaaattgtatttatttccatttattatagtattttgtaataaaatttaatttatttatttctgcatttttcattaaaaccttataatattatttttttgtatcccTGGCATGAAAATTTTCAAGATCCTTGATTTATTTCAGTTGTTTCCCTTTTCAAGATATAAAGTATTCTTAAACAGTTGGAACAAACACGTTTTATTCTATACAAGAGTTTTTTGACCACAAAGAGTAACGGAATTTGACATTGCATTCTAAGTAGATTATTCTTATCTtgacttcaatattttttttacactatattaaattataattttgtgtaaatataaaataaattaatttatattgtaacaaAAACTTTTGACTAAGACCAAGTTTGCATACTTAAGCATACTTAGAGGTACTTTAAGCTATTGCAAAACCAAATTTGTACCAACCTATtaaatagcaaataaataaatgtgaataTGAATATGATTTTTAAGCAGTGATTGCaactcttaaataatattttacgaagATATCACAACATGAGACATTGAATAGAAAGAAAAACACAAAcaatttacacaaaaaaaaagtaatacagAAGGAGCagtataatttaattcaaagatttttattttgtattctttACGCAAACTCAAAAGTAATTTATTCATGAAGGTCAATTATTACACTTATTAAACGTTTCCGGATCCGGTTATAATATATCGGATCCAGCGACCAGATCCGGTCCTAGCAATTTGGGCAAAATAATAGATCCGTTGCATCCGTTTGCattttgctttggaatagggtatctccagatattaaatattacaatacgtcctctatccagcttatattaaaagcatgtaaaaagttaatactataaaaattatttttaagcagCCATAAGCAGCAGCCATGGTATAaggaataaaatttttttttagtattttcaattcctcaggcaatttgttatataattttagacACTTGCTATGGCTGCT
Coding sequences within it:
- the LOC126970567 gene encoding muscle-specific protein 20 → MSLERQVRAKLASKRSPEKEKECQEWMESVLGAKFPPGELFEDVLKDGTVLCQLINKIKPGSVAKINTSGGQFKMMENITNFQAAIKNYGVPDIDVFQTVDLWEKKDIAQVMSTLFALGRETHRHPEWTGPCLGPKPADECKREFSDEVLKAGQTVIGLQAGSNKGATQAGQNLGAGRKILLGK